Proteins encoded in a region of the Mycolicibacterium chitae genome:
- a CDS encoding (2Fe-2S)-binding protein, giving the protein MPDTDFELAHAPVADPEAVRAAVQDAVRFGPYFGWHVGPVTTVLSRRELHEPTQLRSLLDAVGVSVGSDEGRVVASTLHYGFAARCWSLTLGVWQRGGVVLDLDGLGYVVNPSGSVDLTLNDFRGWDGSALSASEVADVMAATVIADQFEGFHTALRAVARVADGLLWGNAASALSSGARRIAAGRSDDRVTPVATALLARHPLAGKMTAAATGPWRRNTCCLWYRTRDHTKCGDCPLVD; this is encoded by the coding sequence ATGCCCGACACCGACTTTGAGCTCGCCCACGCACCGGTGGCCGATCCCGAGGCCGTGCGCGCGGCGGTGCAGGACGCCGTCAGGTTCGGGCCGTACTTCGGCTGGCACGTCGGCCCCGTCACGACGGTGCTGTCCCGCCGGGAGTTGCACGAGCCGACGCAGCTGCGATCGCTGCTGGACGCGGTCGGCGTCAGCGTCGGCTCCGACGAGGGGCGCGTGGTGGCCTCGACCCTGCATTACGGCTTCGCGGCCCGCTGCTGGTCGCTGACGCTGGGCGTGTGGCAGCGCGGCGGGGTGGTGCTCGACCTGGACGGCCTGGGCTACGTCGTGAACCCGTCGGGCTCAGTGGATTTGACCCTCAACGACTTTCGCGGCTGGGACGGCAGCGCGCTGAGCGCCTCCGAGGTGGCCGACGTCATGGCCGCGACGGTGATCGCCGATCAGTTCGAGGGGTTCCACACGGCGCTGCGCGCGGTGGCGCGGGTGGCCGACGGATTGCTGTGGGGCAACGCGGCCTCGGCGCTGTCGTCGGGTGCGCGCCGGATCGCCGCGGGCCGCTCCGATGACCGGGTCACGCCGGTGGCGACCGCGCTGCTGGCCCGGCACCCGCTGGCCGGCAAGATGACCGCCGCCGCGACGGGCCCGTGGCGCCGGAACACCTGCTGCCTGTGGTACCGCACCCGGGACCACACCAAGTGCGGCGACTGCCCGCTGGTCGACTGA
- a CDS encoding phosphotransferase, which translates to MTAALAQRHPDAVVDKVRVELRDDGTNRRARLGLTYTTGEGPATVFVKAADPAHKDLIRMTSGMFHEPRLFSSGVELPLEHPLVYAAIADEDAYDFCLVMEDLSARGADPRDSLRPLSVEQAATGMRALGRLHGRFWGRRVLGHPELGWLEPFVAFDGLQYAPLPSALERLDADETPRAVLELSIDQLVESIWKPYIGTLTTSPQTLLHGDAHIGNTYLTPAGEVGFLDWQMARRGNWSLDVGYFLQGAVTTEDRRAHERPLLDEYRGALGLPGDELPSADEIWLRYRASVAHGLALWLVTASADGGMWQRAEVAVALAQRYAIAFGDLDSAAAIAEIAEG; encoded by the coding sequence GGCACCAACCGGCGCGCCCGCCTGGGGCTGACATATACGACGGGCGAGGGGCCGGCGACGGTGTTCGTCAAGGCCGCCGACCCCGCCCACAAGGATCTGATCCGGATGACCAGCGGCATGTTCCACGAACCGCGGCTGTTCAGTTCCGGCGTGGAACTCCCGCTCGAGCACCCGCTGGTCTACGCCGCGATCGCCGACGAGGACGCCTACGACTTCTGCCTGGTGATGGAGGACCTGTCCGCGCGCGGCGCCGACCCCCGGGATTCGCTGCGGCCGCTGTCGGTGGAGCAGGCCGCCACCGGAATGCGGGCGCTGGGCCGCCTGCACGGACGCTTCTGGGGCCGGCGCGTCCTGGGCCATCCCGAGTTGGGCTGGCTCGAACCGTTCGTGGCGTTCGACGGTCTGCAGTACGCGCCGCTGCCCTCGGCGCTGGAACGCCTCGACGCCGACGAGACACCACGCGCGGTGCTGGAGTTGAGCATCGACCAACTCGTCGAGTCGATCTGGAAGCCCTACATCGGGACGCTGACCACCTCGCCACAGACCCTGCTGCACGGGGATGCCCACATCGGCAACACCTACCTCACGCCCGCCGGCGAGGTCGGCTTCCTCGACTGGCAGATGGCGCGACGCGGCAACTGGTCGCTGGACGTCGGCTACTTCCTGCAGGGCGCGGTCACCACCGAGGACCGCCGCGCGCACGAACGGCCCCTGCTCGACGAGTACCGCGGTGCGCTGGGCCTGCCGGGCGACGAGTTGCCGTCGGCCGACGAGATCTGGTTGCGTTACCGCGCATCGGTGGCCCACGGCCTGGCGCTGTGGTTGGTCACCGCCAGCGCCGACGGCGGCATGTGGCAGCGCGCCGAGGTGGCCGTCGCGCTGGCCCAGCGGTACGCAATCGCGTTCGGCGACTTGGATTCTGCGGCGGCCATCGCCGAGATCGCCGAGGGCTGA